The nucleotide window CAGATAGTGGCAGTAACACCTTTAGGTTATCCAGATGAAATCCCCACTCCAACACCACGTACAGAAGTAAAGAATAAAATTAAATGGATTGGTTGGTAAGAGTGATTGTAATTGAGATAAGAATGTTAGTTGCTTAAATTTAAAATGGAGGTACACTATGAATGTTATGGCATTTAATGGAAGTCCAAGAAAGAAGTGGAACACCGCAACCCTCCTTGAAAATGCACTTGAAGGAGCCAAGTCAGAAGGAGCTGAAACTGAACTGATTCATCTTTATGATCTCAATTATAAAGGATGTAACAGTTGTTTCACCTGTAAAACAAAGGGGAGTAAAAGTTACGGGCGGTGCGCAGTGAAGGATGATTTAACCCCTATCCTAAGAAAGATTGAAGAATCTGATGCAATCATACTGGGATCTCCCATTTACCTGGGAACGGTTACCGGGGAAATGAGATCCTTCCTGGAGCGTTTACTGTTTCCATATTTGACTTATACCGATCCCATCCAGTCACTCTTCCCCAATAAAATCAAAACCGGGTTCATTTACACCATGAACATCAGGGAAGAGCAGTTGGATGAATATGGTTACACAACCATGTTTAAAACTAATGAAAATTATCTTAAAATGTTATTCGGTTCTTCAGAATCGCTTATGAGCTTTGATACTTATCAATTCAATGATTATTCCAAGGTTATTGCTGATCGATTCGATTCCAAGAGAAAAGCCCAAAGACGTGTTGAAATATTTCCAGAAGATTGCAGGCTAGCGTATGAAATGGGAATAAGGCTTACCCATAACTTTTAATAAAAATTAAATCGTTTCATACACGAATCTGGTAGATAGTAAACAAATCACAACCCCTCACCTGAACACCATAATCTCCTATAAATCACTTCAATAAATTCACTTAACTCCAATAAATTCACCTCCCGTTAATTTAAAAAGGATCAACATCCAATTTCATCTATGAAAATCACAGAACACGTTCACGCCATTAAAATTCCATTCCAGGTTAAAACAGACTCGGGAACTCTGGAACGTTTTGTTTACTCTTATCTGATATTTGGAGATGAAATCTGCCTGATAGATAGTGGAGTTATCTCTTCAGAAAATTTCATCTTCGATTATCTGGAAAAAACAGGACATAGCCCAGATGATATCTCTTTATTGGTTTTAACCCATTCTCACCCCGATCATATTGGCTCTGCCCAATCTATCCAGAAAATGACTGGTTGTGAAATAGCAGCCCATGAAGGTGAGAAATCCTGGATTGAAGATGTGGATCTCCAGTTTAAAGAAAGACCCGTCCCCAATTTCCATTCCCTGGTAGAAGGATCTGTTCAGGTGGACCATGTTCTGGAGGATATGGATGTTGTTGAGTTAGGCAACAACGTTAATTTGAAAGTTATACACACACCTGGCCATTCTAAAGGTTCCATTTCCATACACATCCCATCTGAAAGGGTTTTAATCACGGGGGATGCTGTGCCAATACAGGGAGATTTACCTATTTATGATGATTTTAATGAATCCATCCGATCCATTGAGATGTTGATGGGTGTTGAGGATGTGGAATTACTGTTAGCATCATGGGATGAACCTCAAAAAGGAGAAACTGTTCATCAAAGGATGGTTGAAGCTTTGGATTATCTTCAGAATATCAGGGAAATTGTCGAAAAATTTGCCCCTGAAAATTCATCTTCTGAACCAATGGAGTTCTGCAAGACAGTTTTAAAAGAGTTAGGCTTACCAGAACCTGCTGCCAATCCAATAGTGGCCCGATCTTTCCAGGCCAATCTAAAAGAATTAGAATAAAACGATTGAAGAAAGATGAATCTAATGAATTCCGGTGGATACAAAAAAATTGATAGTTTAACAGGTCGGATAGCTTAACAGACTTTATTTGCGCATTAAAACAAAAATAAAAAGTAAAAATAAGGCAGTATGCTTTTTAAATTATTATTCTGCCTTTATTCCTTTTTCTGCCTTTAATTTTTCCAGTTTGGCCTTGGCCTTACGGAAGTTACTCAGGTAGTTATCTTCTTCCGTAAGGGGGGTAAGTTCCAGCCCAAGCTGGCGTTGTTCTTCGATCCATTCCTCAGAAAATACTGGAACCTCCAGCTTTATAGGCTCTGCAGTGGGGTTTACCACAATCACATTCCGGTAGGGGAAATCTGTTTCCACAATGTAACCCCCTAAGCTTATGATATGATGAGGTCTTATCACAATTTTCATTTCATTTCACCATGATTTTATTTATAAATTCATTTCCAGAGTATTTTAAAGGTTTAAATCTTTTTAAAGAGCTTAAAACCTTTATGAATTAAATATTTTTGATATTAGCTTTTTAGATATTAATCTTTTTAAAGTAAAGCTGCGACTATGGCCAGTACTCCGATGATTGACACTCCAGCAACAGTTGGATAGAACTGTTTGTAGGTGAATATTGGCGAAAATGCACTGAGGACTGCCATGAGCATTGGGAATAGTAATGCCACTATCAAAGTGATGATGAATGATGGGTTCAGGATGTTGGGTGCTATTCCAAGGAACAGGGTTGCAAACAGGGTTGCCAGGGTGAACATCAAAAATCCACGGGTGATATAAACATATGCCCGGTATTTTGCTGCGTATTCAAGGTAGGGTCCTTCAACTACATCTGGTTTTCCCTTTAATATGGCAAATGGGTATTCATTCAGGAGGATCATGTATCCAATGAAGAATACAATTGCCCCCATTACTCCAGCCACAGTGAAGAGTATGGGTCCGTGCACCTGCTGGTAGGCTATGATATCCTGTAGGTAGATGCTACCAGTCATGGCCACTGCCACGAACATGGCAATGTACAGGGGGAATGATCCGAACGCTATTAACCTGAATGCCCTGAGACTGCTTAGGTCCTCGAAAAATGATTGTGGTGTTTCAGGATGTGCTGCTCCTTTGGCTTTATCTGGGAATGGCATGCGTACTGAGAGTACTGATCGGGAGAGGCTTCCCATGAACATGTACATTATTTCTTCCACTTTAAGGAATCCTACCAGTGCAATTATACTGGCCAGTGCTCCTACAAAGTACATCTGTGGGATGAGGAATAACAACAGGATTATGACAATTATCAAACTTATGAGTGGTAAAGCATTGTACAATCGGGGCATTGGGGATTCGGGAGTTATGGTTTGTTTGAAAAAGAATTTTAAAGGAGCCATGATCCCGGGGCTGGTAATGGGTGGTCCCACCCTCTGCTGTATCCTGGCATGGATGAACTTCCGTTC belongs to uncultured Methanobacterium sp. and includes:
- the ehbP gene encoding energy-converting hydrogenase B subunit EhbP, which codes for MKIVIRPHHIISLGGYIVETDFPYRNVIVVNPTAEPIKLEVPVFSEEWIEEQRQLGLELTPLTEEDNYLSNFRKAKAKLEKLKAEKGIKAE
- a CDS encoding flavodoxin family protein, which produces MNVMAFNGSPRKKWNTATLLENALEGAKSEGAETELIHLYDLNYKGCNSCFTCKTKGSKSYGRCAVKDDLTPILRKIEESDAIILGSPIYLGTVTGEMRSFLERLLFPYLTYTDPIQSLFPNKIKTGFIYTMNIREEQLDEYGYTTMFKTNENYLKMLFGSSESLMSFDTYQFNDYSKVIADRFDSKRKAQRRVEIFPEDCRLAYEMGIRLTHNF
- a CDS encoding MBL fold metallo-hydrolase — its product is MKITEHVHAIKIPFQVKTDSGTLERFVYSYLIFGDEICLIDSGVISSENFIFDYLEKTGHSPDDISLLVLTHSHPDHIGSAQSIQKMTGCEIAAHEGEKSWIEDVDLQFKERPVPNFHSLVEGSVQVDHVLEDMDVVELGNNVNLKVIHTPGHSKGSISIHIPSERVLITGDAVPIQGDLPIYDDFNESIRSIEMLMGVEDVELLLASWDEPQKGETVHQRMVEALDYLQNIREIVEKFAPENSSSEPMEFCKTVLKELGLPEPAANPIVARSFQANLKELE
- a CDS encoding NADH-quinone oxidoreductase subunit H, with the protein product MDLTYSLIAVLGTLVVAFIVSLFLPGIERKFIHARIQQRVGPPITSPGIMAPLKFFFKQTITPESPMPRLYNALPLISLIIVIILLLFLIPQMYFVGALASIIALVGFLKVEEIMYMFMGSLSRSVLSVRMPFPDKAKGAAHPETPQSFFEDLSSLRAFRLIAFGSFPLYIAMFVAVAMTGSIYLQDIIAYQQVHGPILFTVAGVMGAIVFFIGYMILLNEYPFAILKGKPDVVEGPYLEYAAKYRAYVYITRGFLMFTLATLFATLFLGIAPNILNPSFIITLIVALLFPMLMAVLSAFSPIFTYKQFYPTVAGVSIIGVLAIVAALL